From Syntrophorhabdus sp., a single genomic window includes:
- a CDS encoding prepilin-type N-terminal cleavage/methylation domain-containing protein, translated as MTLRRVERPLPSSGGFTLLEIMMVMVLVLIVLGISTVFFSSMLPSQNLNAAGRELSAMLRFARLLAKTSGETRTVFVDLETGRYGIQGVHTRRIPQGVTVKITDALEGEITRGRYSIPFNGSGQVTWGRITLSGGKRVLSIEIDPVLGAVVLKE; from the coding sequence ATGACACTTAGAAGAGTGGAAAGACCGCTCCCGTCCAGTGGCGGGTTCACGCTCCTCGAGATCATGATGGTGATGGTGCTCGTTCTGATCGTCCTCGGGATCTCGACAGTGTTCTTCTCCAGCATGCTTCCTTCCCAGAACCTGAACGCGGCGGGGAGGGAACTGTCGGCCATGCTGCGGTTCGCAAGGCTGCTCGCGAAGACGAGCGGTGAGACCCGGACGGTGTTCGTCGATCTCGAAACCGGACGGTACGGCATTCAGGGAGTGCACACAAGGCGCATCCCGCAGGGGGTCACGGTGAAGATCACCGATGCCCTGGAAGGCGAGATAACGCGGGGACGGTACTCGATCCCTTTCAACGGGTCTGGCCAGGTGACGTGGGGACGCATAACCCTGTCCGGGGGCAAAAGGGTCCTCTCCATCGAAATTGACCCCGTCCTGGGGGCGGTGGTCCTGAAGGAGTGA
- a CDS encoding type II secretion system F family protein: MAMYSYTATTLEGAIVEGVVEASDERTAVEKIRNTGVIPLKVSLPREGLRKTFAIRSSKGDLLTFTTELSALLSAGLPIDRSLNILSEISEGKQMKEVINSVLKGIREGSSFSEALKKHPEVFSKLYVSMIRAGETGGVLDIVLDKLNEFLESAKELKDSIVSAMVYPLILTVTGGISIIILLTFVIPRFSAIFKEIGGSLPLSTQIILTMSQALRSWWWVLFPVAVLVLAALKLYAGTEQGALRWDELKLRVLGDVVRKLETARFCRTLGTLLKSGVPFLQALGNAKDVIGNRIIAGSVESIARNVREGRGIAGPLMEAGVFPQLALSMIKVGEETGQLDAMLLKVAAAYEKALRDAVKRFMSLLEPAIILGMGIIIAFIVVSMLMAVFSILELPF, translated from the coding sequence GTGGCCATGTACTCATACACCGCCACGACCCTCGAGGGCGCCATCGTCGAAGGCGTTGTCGAGGCGTCCGACGAAAGGACCGCCGTCGAGAAGATAAGGAACACCGGGGTCATACCCCTCAAGGTGTCCCTGCCCAGGGAGGGCCTCAGGAAGACCTTCGCGATCAGGTCCTCGAAGGGCGACCTTCTCACGTTCACCACGGAGCTCTCGGCGCTCCTCAGCGCGGGCCTTCCCATCGACAGAAGCCTCAACATACTCTCGGAGATATCGGAAGGGAAGCAGATGAAGGAGGTCATCAACTCCGTGCTCAAAGGCATCCGCGAGGGAAGCTCCTTTTCCGAGGCCCTGAAGAAGCATCCGGAGGTGTTTTCGAAGCTCTACGTGAGCATGATACGGGCAGGGGAGACCGGGGGAGTTCTCGATATCGTTCTCGACAAGCTCAACGAGTTCCTGGAGTCGGCAAAGGAGCTGAAGGACAGCATCGTATCCGCGATGGTGTACCCCCTCATTCTGACGGTCACGGGCGGGATATCCATAATCATTCTCCTCACCTTCGTTATCCCAAGGTTCTCGGCGATATTCAAGGAGATAGGAGGCAGTCTTCCCCTGTCGACCCAGATCATCCTCACCATGAGCCAGGCGCTGCGGTCGTGGTGGTGGGTGCTTTTTCCCGTTGCCGTCCTTGTTCTGGCGGCCCTGAAACTGTACGCTGGAACGGAACAGGGGGCCTTGCGGTGGGACGAGCTGAAACTGAGGGTCCTCGGTGATGTCGTGAGAAAGTTGGAAACGGCGCGTTTCTGCAGGACCCTGGGAACTCTCCTCAAGAGCGGTGTGCCGTTCCTGCAGGCCCTCGGCAACGCCAAGGATGTCATAGGCAACAGGATCATAGCGGGGTCCGTGGAATCCATCGCCAGGAACGTCAGAGAAGGCAGGGGAATAGCCGGTCCGCTCATGGAGGCCGGTGTCTTTCCTCAGCTCGCGCTTTCCATGATCAAGGTCGGGGAGGAGACGGGGCAGCTCGACGCCATGCTGCTCAAGGTGGCCGCCGCCTATGAGAAGGCGCTCAGGGATGCCGTGAAGAGGTTCATGAGTCTTCTGGAGCCGGCAATAATCCTTGGCATGGGGATCATCATCGCCTTCATCGTCGTATCCATGCTGATGGCTGTGTTCAGTATACTGGAGCTGCCCTTTTGA
- the gspE gene encoding type II secretion system ATPase GspE codes for MNAEDFPTVPLVIDGISTRFIRENRIIPFEFKNDVLKVIMADPEDREVIEALRVATAGEVEVYTAAGEVIDEHLSKFYGQEEQSIDRIMEGIDEEGQESPGGVEEEDIGHLKDLASEAPIIKLVNLLITRAVESRASDIHIEPFGDEVKVRYRIDGVLSDVESAPKRLQAAMVSRIKIMAKLNIAERRLPQDGRIRLLAGDREIDLRVSTIPILHGESIVMRILDKESIVIDLDALGFMPDTLRDFNQLIKRPNGIILVTGPTGSGKTTTLYGALDKINSPDKKIITVEDPIEYQLKGVNQIQVRPTIGLSFTNTLRHIVRQDPDVVMIGEIRDLETAEIAIQAALTGHLVFSTLHTNDAPSAITRLLDMGVESFLLSSTVRGILAQRLVRVICLECKVEDTSGDQAEELKALGIRGDARLYRGKGCEACTHTGFRGRMGIFELLLVDEAMRRLILKNADEGEIRKAARSGGMKTLLEDGIRKIEMGGTTPGEVFRVTQED; via the coding sequence CTGAATGCCGAAGATTTTCCCACGGTGCCCCTCGTAATTGACGGGATATCGACACGTTTCATCCGCGAGAACAGGATAATCCCCTTCGAGTTCAAGAACGACGTTTTGAAGGTGATAATGGCGGATCCTGAGGACCGTGAGGTGATCGAGGCCCTGCGCGTCGCCACGGCCGGGGAGGTAGAGGTCTACACCGCCGCCGGAGAGGTCATCGACGAGCACCTGTCGAAATTCTACGGCCAGGAGGAGCAGAGCATTGACCGGATCATGGAAGGCATCGACGAAGAGGGCCAGGAGTCGCCGGGCGGGGTGGAGGAAGAGGACATAGGTCACCTCAAGGACCTCGCATCCGAGGCGCCCATCATCAAGCTCGTCAATCTCCTCATCACGAGGGCGGTGGAAAGCAGGGCGAGCGATATCCACATCGAGCCTTTCGGAGACGAGGTGAAGGTGCGCTACCGTATAGACGGGGTCTTGAGCGACGTGGAATCGGCCCCGAAACGGCTCCAGGCCGCGATGGTGTCGCGGATCAAGATCATGGCGAAACTGAACATCGCCGAGCGCAGGCTGCCACAGGACGGCCGTATCAGGCTTCTCGCGGGAGACCGTGAGATCGACCTCAGGGTCTCCACGATACCTATCCTCCATGGAGAGAGCATCGTCATGAGGATCCTTGACAAGGAGAGCATCGTCATCGATCTCGATGCCCTGGGTTTCATGCCCGACACGCTTCGTGATTTCAACCAGCTCATAAAGAGGCCCAACGGGATCATACTCGTCACCGGACCCACCGGGAGCGGGAAGACGACGACGCTGTACGGGGCCCTTGACAAGATAAACTCGCCGGACAAGAAGATCATCACCGTCGAGGACCCCATCGAGTACCAGTTGAAGGGGGTCAACCAGATACAGGTGAGGCCGACGATCGGTCTCAGCTTCACCAACACCTTGAGACACATCGTGCGGCAGGACCCGGACGTGGTCATGATCGGAGAGATACGGGACCTCGAGACGGCCGAGATCGCAATACAGGCGGCTCTCACGGGCCATCTCGTGTTCTCGACGCTCCACACCAACGACGCCCCCAGTGCCATCACCCGGCTCCTCGACATGGGGGTGGAGAGCTTCCTTCTGTCCTCGACGGTCCGGGGCATCCTCGCGCAAAGGCTCGTCAGGGTCATCTGCCTCGAGTGCAAGGTCGAGGATACGTCAGGGGACCAGGCCGAGGAGCTAAAGGCTCTCGGCATCCGCGGGGACGCGCGCCTGTACCGGGGTAAGGGATGCGAGGCATGCACCCACACCGGCTTCCGCGGAAGGATGGGGATCTTCGAACTGCTCCTCGTCGATGAGGCCATGCGCCGTCTCATCCTGAAGAACGCCGACGAGGGAGAGATCAGAAAGGCGGCCCGCAGCGGCGGGATGAAGACCCTCCTGGAGGACGGGATACGAAAGATCGAGATGGGCGGCACGACCCCGGGTGAGGTCTTCAGGGTTACTCAGGAGGACTAG